One region of Alosa sapidissima isolate fAloSap1 chromosome 1, fAloSap1.pri, whole genome shotgun sequence genomic DNA includes:
- the myripa gene encoding rab effector MyRIP isoform X3 yields the protein MGRKLDLSGLSEAEAQHVLQVVQRDMKLREKEEARLSEMKQELDAEGSRCTLLSRQHRFNERCCIRCCAPFTFLLNPKRPCLDCQYNVCKCCCTYSRRDKAWLCSACQKSRLLKTQSLEWYYNNVRRRFKRFGSAKVLKTLYRKHAAEQGNLAELTEESTYAESTGNEGSVCDSDSAFYKQIEEHNMADTITVALRVAEEAIDEAITKAETYTDSQEKQREAQYLRENREELIEELATTIVHKIIRRRRDLSDMQPDYNLDWPLDEDGELLTTVPEAHSTLITSTSLKSSLWRSRSAFSLLTDGTADAYQQVQNKEDVPAQPPLHGLKKEGLPILPTWKSVDRLDNSSASAVLQSPDGNWIALQSTLLSRPSLLAKRKSLVFSVLEKESGVVSAYDEMGSDTEVEPEGAFGAALLEFRRKMKSRGSDVGVGDGDGDGADGADGADGDGAGSADPDTADSDLDGAPVKKGLDGARLRYHKPLLSLLKKKKASERRRTPPRRPSIIDMNFNPEAADSSEADEAQAETPTRTRRRRRSRREHLDDSNQLEPYSSSVPVREPPAPYSECSTLALDDLVRMRNMMMQQETPVLLTPEDDLTSDTATPDILSSGNITPEPFCYHSKDVTYKSQKTFKSSSGGDGAIDQDLTSRLEELASKVTQFSSTEDELDRDDRKADDEARGGQSRESLAQEALWDMEVEDQANGTAEEEKDVNGDRLAEMDIDMEEVREEGEKYILSVRAKVLELDTQRRASGAAPVEQTWWESLSGLSREAREQRPNAYPLTEAEYDSLSEGLDEGGSIDDILSDMVRSSEIEIENSAEAWDRTEDRIEAMDVGEDRTDEVRAAGELDRNKVEIAEGKDEVYGGPSASKGEVKYDGDNNRLLPWEWLKGDNSKLGEKIRKSYKKKEAFDTEERKRKEHLHKGAPQANAKPYVEQRDPLGKGQVQDGQVSEGQKQEEDFTFRAVKVHLDGPETCKKGSREEVGEKMEVKQSEQPRAEETARQLSPVQKPGEEEREGLNMATVSGKVAKDAGARGLREESSSSDPNPYPSPDDVNKDRYGLELEHNLQLISNLMQQKYSAASLRSVTTEMLRVLNATEDLIQGAEGSIEEPVRSDRRTSASISPGQSRKLDEQLSKLEENVYVAASTAYGLEGELSDLEACARRIGQSTNERELAHLEDQVASAAAQVQQSELQVTDIAARIAALKTAGLNVAPQTRLFKPLKPTKTQTIDTSRQQRRRLPAPPTKEKETTDI from the exons GCTGCTGAAGACCCAGTCCCTGGAGTGGTACTATAATAATGTGCGTCGGCGCTTCAAGAGGTTCGGGAGTGCCAAGGTGCTGAAGACGCTGTACAGGAAGCATGCGGCAGAGCAAGGAAATCTGGCAGAACTAACAG AGGAGAGCACATACGCGGAGAGCACTGGCAatgagggcagtgtgtgtgacagtgactCAGCCTTCTACAAGCAGATCGAAG AGCACAACATGGCGGACACGATCACTGTGGCGCTGCGGGTTGCAGAGGAGGCCATAGACGAGGCCATCACCAAGGCCGAGACGTACACGGACAGCCAA gagaaacagagggaggccCAGTACCTGCGTGAGAACCGAGAGGAGCTGATCGAGGAACTGGCCACCACCATTGTACATAAA ATTATCCGCAGGAGAAGAGATCTCTCCGACATGCAGCCGGATTATAATCTGGATTGGCCTCTTGATGAGGACGGCGAGCTGCTGACGACCGTGCCCGAGGCCCACAGCACCCTCATCACCTCCACTAGCCTCAAGTCCTCCCTCTGG CGGTCTCGTTCGGCCTTCTCCCTCCTCACTGACGGAACCGCAGACGCGTACCAGCAGGTGCAGAACAAAGAGGACGTCCCGGCTCAGCCGCCCCTCCACGGCCTGAAGAAGGAGGGCCTCCCCATCCTGCCCACCTGGAAGAGCGTCGACCGGCTGGACAACTCTA gtGCGTCCGCAGTGCTGCAGAGTCCAGACGGGAACTGGATCGCCCTGCAGAGCACACTGCTGTCGCGGCCCAGCCTGCTGGCCAAGCGCAAGAGCCTGGTGTTCAGCGTGCTGGAGAAGGAGTCCGGCGTCGTCTCCGCCTACGACGAGATGGGCTCCGACACCGAGGTCGAGCCCGAGGGAGCCTTTGGCGCCGCCCTGCTGGAGTTCCGCCGCAAGATGAAGTCGCGAGGGAGCGATGTCGGCGTTGGCGACGGTGATGGCGATGGTGCAGATGGTGCAGATGGTGCAGATGGTGATGGTGCAGGTAGCGCCGACCCTGACACGGCAGACTCGGACCTGGACGGCGCGCCGGTCAAGAAGGGCCTGGACGGCGCCAGGCTGCGCTACCACAAGCCCCTGCTGTCGctgctgaagaagaagaaggcgtCCGAGCGCCGGCGCACACCGCCCCGCAGGCCCAGCATCATCGACATGAACTTTAATCCCGAGGCGGCCGACAGCAGCGAGGCGGACGAGGCACAGGCCGAGACGCCCACACGCACTCGGCGACGGAGGAGGAGCCGGAGGGAACATCTGGACGACAGCAACCAGCTGGAGCCGTACTCCTCCTCCGTGCCGGTGAGAGAGCCGCCGGCTCCATACTCG GAGTGCAGCACCCTGGCCCTGGATGACCTGGTGAGGATGCGTAACATGATGATGCAACAGGAGACCCCCGTCCTCCTCACCCCCGAGGACGACCTCACGTCGGACACGGCCACGCCGGACATCCTGAGCTCTGGCAACATCACTCCGGAGCCCTTCTGCTACCATTCCAAAGACGTCACCTACAAGAGCCAAAAAACCTTCAAGAGCAGCAGTGGCGGTGATGGAGCCATAGACCAGGACCTCACCTCCCGGTTGGAGGAGCTGGCCAGCAAAGTCACGCAGTTCTCCTCCACCGAGGACGAGCTGGACCGTGACGACAGGAAGGCGGATGATGAGGCCAGGGGtggacagagcagagagagccTGGCCCAGGAAGCCCTCTGGGACATGGAGGTGGAGGACCAAGCCAATGgcacagcagaggaggagaaggacgtCAACGGCGACAGGCTGGCCGAGATGGACATCGACATGGAAGAGgtgagggaggaaggggagaaGTACATCCTCTCAGTCCGAGCCAAGGTGCTGGAGCTGGACACGCAGCGGAGGGCGAGTGGCGCCGCCCCAGTGGAGCAGACGTGGTGGGAGTCTCTGAGCGGCCTGTCCAGGGAAGCGCGGGAGCAGAGGCCCAACGCCTACCCTCTGACCGAGGCTGAGTACGACTCCCTGTCGGAAGGGCTGGACGAGGGAGGGAGCATCGACGACATCCTGAGTGACATGGTGCGCTCATCCGAGATCGAGATTGAGAACAGCGCAGAAGCCTGGGACCGGACGGAGGACAGAATCGAGGCCATGGACGTAGGGGAGGACAGAACGGACGAGGTAAGGGCGGCGGGTGAGCTGGACAGAAACAAGGTAGAGATAGCCGAAGGAAAAGACGAGGTGTACGGGGGTCCAAGCGCCAGTAAAGGAGAAGTGAAATACGACGGAGACAACAACCGATTGCTTCCGTGGGAATGGTTGAAAGGGGACAACAGCAAGCTGGGTGAAAAGATCCGGAAGTCCTACAAAAAGAAAGAAGCATTTgacacagaggagaggaagaggaaagagcACCTGCACAAAGGTGCGCCGCAAGCCAACGCAAAGCCATACGTAGAACAGAGGGATCCGCTGGGAAAGGGGCAGGTCCAGGATGGCCAGGTCTCAGAGGGGCAGAAACAGGAAGAGGACTTCACCTTCCGGGCGGTGAAAGTTCACCTGGACGGGCCGGAGACGTGCAAGAAGGGGAGCCGCGAGGAGGTGGGGGAAAAAATGGAGGTCAAGCAGAGCGAGCAGCCGAGGGCAGAGGAGACAGCTCGGCAGCTGAGTCCAGTGCAGAAaccaggggaagaggagagggagggcttAAACATGGCCACCGTGAGCGGCAAAGTAGCCAAGGACGCCGGCGCCAGAGGGCTCCGCGAAGAGAGCTCGTCGTCTGACCCGAATCCGTACCCATCTCCGGACGACGTTAACAAA GATAGGTATGGCCTTGAACTAGAGCACAACCTGCAGTTAATCTCCAATCTGATGCAGCAG AAGTACTCGGCTGCGTCGCTGCGCAGCGTCACCACGGAGATGCTGCGAGTCCTGAACGCCACAGAGGACCTGATCCAGGGGGCAGAGGGCAGCATCGAGGAGCCAGTGAGGTCAGACAGGCGGACCTCAGCCAGCATCTCCCCTGGCCAGAGCAGGAAACTGGACGAGCAGCTCAGCAAGCTGGAGGAGAAT GTGTATGTGGCTGCAAGTACGGCATATGGCCTAGAGGGGGAGCTAAGTGATCTGGAAGCGTGTGCACGCCGCATCGGCCAGAGCACCAACGAGAGAGAGCTGGCCCACCTGGAGGACCAGGTGGCATCGGCCGCAGCCCAGGTGCAGCAGTCTGAGCTCCAG GTCACTGACATTGCTGCAAGAATCGCAGCCTTGAAAACAGCAGGTCTGAATGTTGCGCCGCAAACCCGCTTGTTCAAGCCTTTGAAGCCAACCAAG ACACAAACCATAGACACATCAAGACAACAGAGGAGAAGACTGCCTGCACCTCCCACAAAGG AGAAAGAGACTACTGACATTTGA
- the myripa gene encoding rab effector MyRIP isoform X4 has translation MSEAGEMGRKLDLSGLSEAEAQHVLQVVQRDMKLREKEEARLSEMKQELDAEGSRCTLLSRQHRFNERCCIRCCAPFTFLLNPKRPCLDCQYNVCKCCCTYSRRDKAWLCSACQKSRLLKTQSLEWYYNNVRRRFKRFGSAKVLKTLYRKHAAEQGNLAELTEESTYAESTGNEGSVCDSDSAFYKQIEEHNMADTITVALRVAEEAIDEAITKAETYTDSQEKQREAQYLRENREELIEELATTIVHKIIRRRRDLSDMQPDYNLDWPLDEDGELLTTVPEAHSTLITSTSLKSSLWRSRSAFSLLTDGTADAYQQVQNKEDVPAQPPLHGLKKEGLPILPTWKSVDRLDNSSASAVLQSPDGNWIALQSTLLSRPSLLAKRKSLVFSVLEKESGVVSAYDEMGSDTEVEPEGAFGAALLEFRRKMKSRGSDVGVGDGDGDGADGADGADGDGAGSADPDTADSDLDGAPVKKGLDGARLRYHKPLLSLLKKKKASERRRTPPRRPSIIDMNFNPEAADSSEADEAQAETPTRTRRRRRSRREHLDDSNQLEPYSSSVPVREPPAPYSECSTLALDDLVRMRNMMMQQETPVLLTPEDDLTSDTATPDILSSGNITPEPFCYHSKDVTYKSQKTFKSSSGGDGAIDQDLTSRLEELASKVTQFSSTEDELDRDDRKADDEARGGQSRESLAQEALWDMEVEDQANGTAEEEKDVNGDRLAEMDIDMEEVREEGEKYILSVRAKVLELDTQRRASGAAPVEQTWWESLSGLSREAREQRPNAYPLTEAEYDSLSEGLDEGGSIDDILSDMVRSSEIEIENSAEAWDRTEDRIEAMDVGEDRTDEVRAAGELDRNKVEIAEGKDEVYGGPSASKGEVKYDGDNNRLLPWEWLKGDNSKLGEKIRKSYKKKEAFDTEERKRKEHLHKGAPQANAKPYVEQRDPLGKGQVQDGQVSEGQKQEEDFTFRAVKVHLDGPETCKKGSREEVGEKMEVKQSEQPRAEETARQLSPVQKPGEEEREGLNMATVSGKVAKDAGARGLREESSSSDPNPYPSPDDVNKDRYGLELEHNLQLISNLMQQKYSAASLRSVTTEMLRVLNATEDLIQGAEGSIEEPVRSDRRTSASISPGQSRKLDEQLSKLEENVYVAASTAYGLEGELSDLEACARRIGQSTNERELAHLEDQVASAAAQVTDIAARIAALKTAGLNVAPQTRLFKPLKPTKTQTIDTSRQQRRRLPAPPTKEKETTDI, from the exons GCTGCTGAAGACCCAGTCCCTGGAGTGGTACTATAATAATGTGCGTCGGCGCTTCAAGAGGTTCGGGAGTGCCAAGGTGCTGAAGACGCTGTACAGGAAGCATGCGGCAGAGCAAGGAAATCTGGCAGAACTAACAG AGGAGAGCACATACGCGGAGAGCACTGGCAatgagggcagtgtgtgtgacagtgactCAGCCTTCTACAAGCAGATCGAAG AGCACAACATGGCGGACACGATCACTGTGGCGCTGCGGGTTGCAGAGGAGGCCATAGACGAGGCCATCACCAAGGCCGAGACGTACACGGACAGCCAA gagaaacagagggaggccCAGTACCTGCGTGAGAACCGAGAGGAGCTGATCGAGGAACTGGCCACCACCATTGTACATAAA ATTATCCGCAGGAGAAGAGATCTCTCCGACATGCAGCCGGATTATAATCTGGATTGGCCTCTTGATGAGGACGGCGAGCTGCTGACGACCGTGCCCGAGGCCCACAGCACCCTCATCACCTCCACTAGCCTCAAGTCCTCCCTCTGG CGGTCTCGTTCGGCCTTCTCCCTCCTCACTGACGGAACCGCAGACGCGTACCAGCAGGTGCAGAACAAAGAGGACGTCCCGGCTCAGCCGCCCCTCCACGGCCTGAAGAAGGAGGGCCTCCCCATCCTGCCCACCTGGAAGAGCGTCGACCGGCTGGACAACTCTA gtGCGTCCGCAGTGCTGCAGAGTCCAGACGGGAACTGGATCGCCCTGCAGAGCACACTGCTGTCGCGGCCCAGCCTGCTGGCCAAGCGCAAGAGCCTGGTGTTCAGCGTGCTGGAGAAGGAGTCCGGCGTCGTCTCCGCCTACGACGAGATGGGCTCCGACACCGAGGTCGAGCCCGAGGGAGCCTTTGGCGCCGCCCTGCTGGAGTTCCGCCGCAAGATGAAGTCGCGAGGGAGCGATGTCGGCGTTGGCGACGGTGATGGCGATGGTGCAGATGGTGCAGATGGTGCAGATGGTGATGGTGCAGGTAGCGCCGACCCTGACACGGCAGACTCGGACCTGGACGGCGCGCCGGTCAAGAAGGGCCTGGACGGCGCCAGGCTGCGCTACCACAAGCCCCTGCTGTCGctgctgaagaagaagaaggcgtCCGAGCGCCGGCGCACACCGCCCCGCAGGCCCAGCATCATCGACATGAACTTTAATCCCGAGGCGGCCGACAGCAGCGAGGCGGACGAGGCACAGGCCGAGACGCCCACACGCACTCGGCGACGGAGGAGGAGCCGGAGGGAACATCTGGACGACAGCAACCAGCTGGAGCCGTACTCCTCCTCCGTGCCGGTGAGAGAGCCGCCGGCTCCATACTCG GAGTGCAGCACCCTGGCCCTGGATGACCTGGTGAGGATGCGTAACATGATGATGCAACAGGAGACCCCCGTCCTCCTCACCCCCGAGGACGACCTCACGTCGGACACGGCCACGCCGGACATCCTGAGCTCTGGCAACATCACTCCGGAGCCCTTCTGCTACCATTCCAAAGACGTCACCTACAAGAGCCAAAAAACCTTCAAGAGCAGCAGTGGCGGTGATGGAGCCATAGACCAGGACCTCACCTCCCGGTTGGAGGAGCTGGCCAGCAAAGTCACGCAGTTCTCCTCCACCGAGGACGAGCTGGACCGTGACGACAGGAAGGCGGATGATGAGGCCAGGGGtggacagagcagagagagccTGGCCCAGGAAGCCCTCTGGGACATGGAGGTGGAGGACCAAGCCAATGgcacagcagaggaggagaaggacgtCAACGGCGACAGGCTGGCCGAGATGGACATCGACATGGAAGAGgtgagggaggaaggggagaaGTACATCCTCTCAGTCCGAGCCAAGGTGCTGGAGCTGGACACGCAGCGGAGGGCGAGTGGCGCCGCCCCAGTGGAGCAGACGTGGTGGGAGTCTCTGAGCGGCCTGTCCAGGGAAGCGCGGGAGCAGAGGCCCAACGCCTACCCTCTGACCGAGGCTGAGTACGACTCCCTGTCGGAAGGGCTGGACGAGGGAGGGAGCATCGACGACATCCTGAGTGACATGGTGCGCTCATCCGAGATCGAGATTGAGAACAGCGCAGAAGCCTGGGACCGGACGGAGGACAGAATCGAGGCCATGGACGTAGGGGAGGACAGAACGGACGAGGTAAGGGCGGCGGGTGAGCTGGACAGAAACAAGGTAGAGATAGCCGAAGGAAAAGACGAGGTGTACGGGGGTCCAAGCGCCAGTAAAGGAGAAGTGAAATACGACGGAGACAACAACCGATTGCTTCCGTGGGAATGGTTGAAAGGGGACAACAGCAAGCTGGGTGAAAAGATCCGGAAGTCCTACAAAAAGAAAGAAGCATTTgacacagaggagaggaagaggaaagagcACCTGCACAAAGGTGCGCCGCAAGCCAACGCAAAGCCATACGTAGAACAGAGGGATCCGCTGGGAAAGGGGCAGGTCCAGGATGGCCAGGTCTCAGAGGGGCAGAAACAGGAAGAGGACTTCACCTTCCGGGCGGTGAAAGTTCACCTGGACGGGCCGGAGACGTGCAAGAAGGGGAGCCGCGAGGAGGTGGGGGAAAAAATGGAGGTCAAGCAGAGCGAGCAGCCGAGGGCAGAGGAGACAGCTCGGCAGCTGAGTCCAGTGCAGAAaccaggggaagaggagagggagggcttAAACATGGCCACCGTGAGCGGCAAAGTAGCCAAGGACGCCGGCGCCAGAGGGCTCCGCGAAGAGAGCTCGTCGTCTGACCCGAATCCGTACCCATCTCCGGACGACGTTAACAAA GATAGGTATGGCCTTGAACTAGAGCACAACCTGCAGTTAATCTCCAATCTGATGCAGCAG AAGTACTCGGCTGCGTCGCTGCGCAGCGTCACCACGGAGATGCTGCGAGTCCTGAACGCCACAGAGGACCTGATCCAGGGGGCAGAGGGCAGCATCGAGGAGCCAGTGAGGTCAGACAGGCGGACCTCAGCCAGCATCTCCCCTGGCCAGAGCAGGAAACTGGACGAGCAGCTCAGCAAGCTGGAGGAGAAT GTGTATGTGGCTGCAAGTACGGCATATGGCCTAGAGGGGGAGCTAAGTGATCTGGAAGCGTGTGCACGCCGCATCGGCCAGAGCACCAACGAGAGAGAGCTGGCCCACCTGGAGGACCAGGTGGCATCGGCCGCAGCCCAG GTCACTGACATTGCTGCAAGAATCGCAGCCTTGAAAACAGCAGGTCTGAATGTTGCGCCGCAAACCCGCTTGTTCAAGCCTTTGAAGCCAACCAAG ACACAAACCATAGACACATCAAGACAACAGAGGAGAAGACTGCCTGCACCTCCCACAAAGG AGAAAGAGACTACTGACATTTGA
- the myripa gene encoding rab effector MyRIP isoform X2: protein MSEAGEMGRKLDLSGLSEAEAQHVLQVVQRDMKLREKEEARLSEMKQELDAEGSRCTLLSRQHRFNERCCIRCCAPFTFLLNPKRPCLDCQYNVCKCCCTYSRRDKAWLCSACQKSRLLKTQSLEWYYNNVRRRFKRFGSAKVLKTLYRKHAAEQGNLAELTEESTYAESTGNEGSVCDSDSAFYKQIEEHNMADTITVALRVAEEAIDEAITKAETYTDSQEKQREAQYLRENREELIEELATTIVHKIIRRRRDLSDMQPDYNLDWPLDEDGELLTTVPEAHSTLITSTSLKSSLWRSRSAFSLLTDGTADAYQQVQNKEDVPAQPPLHGLKKEGLPILPTWKSVDRLDNSMLQSPDGNWIALQSTLLSRPSLLAKRKSLVFSVLEKESGVVSAYDEMGSDTEVEPEGAFGAALLEFRRKMKSRGSDVGVGDGDGDGADGADGADGDGAGSADPDTADSDLDGAPVKKGLDGARLRYHKPLLSLLKKKKASERRRTPPRRPSIIDMNFNPEAADSSEADEAQAETPTRTRRRRRSRREHLDDSNQLEPYSSSVPVREPPAPYSECSTLALDDLVRMRNMMMQQETPVLLTPEDDLTSDTATPDILSSGNITPEPFCYHSKDVTYKSQKTFKSSSGGDGAIDQDLTSRLEELASKVTQFSSTEDELDRDDRKADDEARGGQSRESLAQEALWDMEVEDQANGTAEEEKDVNGDRLAEMDIDMEEVREEGEKYILSVRAKVLELDTQRRASGAAPVEQTWWESLSGLSREAREQRPNAYPLTEAEYDSLSEGLDEGGSIDDILSDMVRSSEIEIENSAEAWDRTEDRIEAMDVGEDRTDEVRAAGELDRNKVEIAEGKDEVYGGPSASKGEVKYDGDNNRLLPWEWLKGDNSKLGEKIRKSYKKKEAFDTEERKRKEHLHKGAPQANAKPYVEQRDPLGKGQVQDGQVSEGQKQEEDFTFRAVKVHLDGPETCKKGSREEVGEKMEVKQSEQPRAEETARQLSPVQKPGEEEREGLNMATVSGKVAKDAGARGLREESSSSDPNPYPSPDDVNKDRYGLELEHNLQLISNLMQQKYSAASLRSVTTEMLRVLNATEDLIQGAEGSIEEPVRSDRRTSASISPGQSRKLDEQLSKLEENVYVAASTAYGLEGELSDLEACARRIGQSTNERELAHLEDQVASAAAQVQQSELQVTDIAARIAALKTAGLNVAPQTRLFKPLKPTKTQTIDTSRQQRRRLPAPPTKEKETTDI from the exons GCTGCTGAAGACCCAGTCCCTGGAGTGGTACTATAATAATGTGCGTCGGCGCTTCAAGAGGTTCGGGAGTGCCAAGGTGCTGAAGACGCTGTACAGGAAGCATGCGGCAGAGCAAGGAAATCTGGCAGAACTAACAG AGGAGAGCACATACGCGGAGAGCACTGGCAatgagggcagtgtgtgtgacagtgactCAGCCTTCTACAAGCAGATCGAAG AGCACAACATGGCGGACACGATCACTGTGGCGCTGCGGGTTGCAGAGGAGGCCATAGACGAGGCCATCACCAAGGCCGAGACGTACACGGACAGCCAA gagaaacagagggaggccCAGTACCTGCGTGAGAACCGAGAGGAGCTGATCGAGGAACTGGCCACCACCATTGTACATAAA ATTATCCGCAGGAGAAGAGATCTCTCCGACATGCAGCCGGATTATAATCTGGATTGGCCTCTTGATGAGGACGGCGAGCTGCTGACGACCGTGCCCGAGGCCCACAGCACCCTCATCACCTCCACTAGCCTCAAGTCCTCCCTCTGG CGGTCTCGTTCGGCCTTCTCCCTCCTCACTGACGGAACCGCAGACGCGTACCAGCAGGTGCAGAACAAAGAGGACGTCCCGGCTCAGCCGCCCCTCCACGGCCTGAAGAAGGAGGGCCTCCCCATCCTGCCCACCTGGAAGAGCGTCGACCGGCTGGACAACTCTA TGCTGCAGAGTCCAGACGGGAACTGGATCGCCCTGCAGAGCACACTGCTGTCGCGGCCCAGCCTGCTGGCCAAGCGCAAGAGCCTGGTGTTCAGCGTGCTGGAGAAGGAGTCCGGCGTCGTCTCCGCCTACGACGAGATGGGCTCCGACACCGAGGTCGAGCCCGAGGGAGCCTTTGGCGCCGCCCTGCTGGAGTTCCGCCGCAAGATGAAGTCGCGAGGGAGCGATGTCGGCGTTGGCGACGGTGATGGCGATGGTGCAGATGGTGCAGATGGTGCAGATGGTGATGGTGCAGGTAGCGCCGACCCTGACACGGCAGACTCGGACCTGGACGGCGCGCCGGTCAAGAAGGGCCTGGACGGCGCCAGGCTGCGCTACCACAAGCCCCTGCTGTCGctgctgaagaagaagaaggcgtCCGAGCGCCGGCGCACACCGCCCCGCAGGCCCAGCATCATCGACATGAACTTTAATCCCGAGGCGGCCGACAGCAGCGAGGCGGACGAGGCACAGGCCGAGACGCCCACACGCACTCGGCGACGGAGGAGGAGCCGGAGGGAACATCTGGACGACAGCAACCAGCTGGAGCCGTACTCCTCCTCCGTGCCGGTGAGAGAGCCGCCGGCTCCATACTCG GAGTGCAGCACCCTGGCCCTGGATGACCTGGTGAGGATGCGTAACATGATGATGCAACAGGAGACCCCCGTCCTCCTCACCCCCGAGGACGACCTCACGTCGGACACGGCCACGCCGGACATCCTGAGCTCTGGCAACATCACTCCGGAGCCCTTCTGCTACCATTCCAAAGACGTCACCTACAAGAGCCAAAAAACCTTCAAGAGCAGCAGTGGCGGTGATGGAGCCATAGACCAGGACCTCACCTCCCGGTTGGAGGAGCTGGCCAGCAAAGTCACGCAGTTCTCCTCCACCGAGGACGAGCTGGACCGTGACGACAGGAAGGCGGATGATGAGGCCAGGGGtggacagagcagagagagccTGGCCCAGGAAGCCCTCTGGGACATGGAGGTGGAGGACCAAGCCAATGgcacagcagaggaggagaaggacgtCAACGGCGACAGGCTGGCCGAGATGGACATCGACATGGAAGAGgtgagggaggaaggggagaaGTACATCCTCTCAGTCCGAGCCAAGGTGCTGGAGCTGGACACGCAGCGGAGGGCGAGTGGCGCCGCCCCAGTGGAGCAGACGTGGTGGGAGTCTCTGAGCGGCCTGTCCAGGGAAGCGCGGGAGCAGAGGCCCAACGCCTACCCTCTGACCGAGGCTGAGTACGACTCCCTGTCGGAAGGGCTGGACGAGGGAGGGAGCATCGACGACATCCTGAGTGACATGGTGCGCTCATCCGAGATCGAGATTGAGAACAGCGCAGAAGCCTGGGACCGGACGGAGGACAGAATCGAGGCCATGGACGTAGGGGAGGACAGAACGGACGAGGTAAGGGCGGCGGGTGAGCTGGACAGAAACAAGGTAGAGATAGCCGAAGGAAAAGACGAGGTGTACGGGGGTCCAAGCGCCAGTAAAGGAGAAGTGAAATACGACGGAGACAACAACCGATTGCTTCCGTGGGAATGGTTGAAAGGGGACAACAGCAAGCTGGGTGAAAAGATCCGGAAGTCCTACAAAAAGAAAGAAGCATTTgacacagaggagaggaagaggaaagagcACCTGCACAAAGGTGCGCCGCAAGCCAACGCAAAGCCATACGTAGAACAGAGGGATCCGCTGGGAAAGGGGCAGGTCCAGGATGGCCAGGTCTCAGAGGGGCAGAAACAGGAAGAGGACTTCACCTTCCGGGCGGTGAAAGTTCACCTGGACGGGCCGGAGACGTGCAAGAAGGGGAGCCGCGAGGAGGTGGGGGAAAAAATGGAGGTCAAGCAGAGCGAGCAGCCGAGGGCAGAGGAGACAGCTCGGCAGCTGAGTCCAGTGCAGAAaccaggggaagaggagagggagggcttAAACATGGCCACCGTGAGCGGCAAAGTAGCCAAGGACGCCGGCGCCAGAGGGCTCCGCGAAGAGAGCTCGTCGTCTGACCCGAATCCGTACCCATCTCCGGACGACGTTAACAAA GATAGGTATGGCCTTGAACTAGAGCACAACCTGCAGTTAATCTCCAATCTGATGCAGCAG AAGTACTCGGCTGCGTCGCTGCGCAGCGTCACCACGGAGATGCTGCGAGTCCTGAACGCCACAGAGGACCTGATCCAGGGGGCAGAGGGCAGCATCGAGGAGCCAGTGAGGTCAGACAGGCGGACCTCAGCCAGCATCTCCCCTGGCCAGAGCAGGAAACTGGACGAGCAGCTCAGCAAGCTGGAGGAGAAT GTGTATGTGGCTGCAAGTACGGCATATGGCCTAGAGGGGGAGCTAAGTGATCTGGAAGCGTGTGCACGCCGCATCGGCCAGAGCACCAACGAGAGAGAGCTGGCCCACCTGGAGGACCAGGTGGCATCGGCCGCAGCCCAGGTGCAGCAGTCTGAGCTCCAG GTCACTGACATTGCTGCAAGAATCGCAGCCTTGAAAACAGCAGGTCTGAATGTTGCGCCGCAAACCCGCTTGTTCAAGCCTTTGAAGCCAACCAAG ACACAAACCATAGACACATCAAGACAACAGAGGAGAAGACTGCCTGCACCTCCCACAAAGG AGAAAGAGACTACTGACATTTGA